CCTCGTGGGGGTCGTGGGAGCGCACGTGCAGCAGCTCCCCGCCGGCGCCGTGCAGGCGCGCGCCGGCGGGCAGGTCCCGGTGCCCGACGACGACCCGCAGCGGCTGGTGGTGGGTCAGGGCGCCGTCGGCGGTGCGGGCGGTCAGCGACGGGGCGTCGGTGAGCGCGGTGCCCGTGCCGACGACGATGGCGTCGACGTCGGCGCGCAGGTCGTGCGCGTGCCGGCGGGACTGCGCCGAGGTGATCCAGCGGCTCGACCCGTCCGGGGCGGCGACGCGGCCGTCCAGGCTCGTGGCGAGCTTGAGGGTGACGAACGGGCGCGCGCGCTCGACGGCGGGCAGCCAGGCGCCGAGGGTCTCCCGGCCCTGCTCGGTGAGGAGCCCCTCCCGGACGTCCACGCCCGCGGCGCGCAGGCGGTCCGCTCCCCCGGCGGCCTGCGGGTTCGGGTCGGCCACGGAGACCACGACGCGGGCGACACCCGCGTCGAGGAGCGCGACGCTGCACGGGCCGGTGCGCCCCGTGTGGTCGCACGGCTCGAGCGTCACGACGGCCGTGGCGCCCCGCACGTCGTGGCCGCGGCGGCGGGCGTCGGCCAGGGCCGCGACCTCGGCGTGCGCGGTCCCCGCGCCCTGGTGCCAGCCCTCGCCGAGGACGGCGGCGGGCTCCGGTGCGCCGGACGGGTCGGTGCCGGCGCCGGGGGCGAGGAGCACGCAGCCGACCCGCGGGTTGGGTCCGTGGGCGGGACCGCGGCGCGCGAGGTCGAGGGCGTGACGCATGGCGGCGGTCT
The Cellulomonas sp. NS3 DNA segment above includes these coding regions:
- the ribD gene encoding bifunctional diaminohydroxyphosphoribosylaminopyrimidine deaminase/5-amino-6-(5-phosphoribosylamino)uracil reductase RibD, producing the protein MRHALDLARRGPAHGPNPRVGCVLLAPGAGTDPSGAPEPAAVLGEGWHQGAGTAHAEVAALADARRRGHDVRGATAVVTLEPCDHTGRTGPCSVALLDAGVARVVVSVADPNPQAAGGADRLRAAGVDVREGLLTEQGRETLGAWLPAVERARPFVTLKLATSLDGRVAAPDGSSRWITSAQSRRHAHDLRADVDAIVVGTGTALTDAPSLTARTADGALTHHQPLRVVVGHRDLPAGARLHGAGGELLHVRSHDPHEVLRVLHGREARHVLVEGGPTLAAAFLRAGLVDEVHAYVAPVLLGAGPPALADLGVTTIAGALRLTPREVVHLGPDVLVVATPDAPAPLTGTSTTSEES